One Nerophis ophidion isolate RoL-2023_Sa unplaced genomic scaffold, RoL_Noph_v1.0 HiC_scaffold_97, whole genome shotgun sequence genomic window carries:
- the LOC133547407 gene encoding gastrula zinc finger protein XlCGF62.1-like, with protein MSRHTGEKPFIRSICGNGFTQNWSLKVHMRIHSGKKHFVCSTCVKGFVESHNLKIHMRTHTGKKPFSCSTCGKGFTESQNLKRHMRTDTGEKPFTCSTCGKGFTESQNLKRHMRTHTGEKPFSCSECGKDFVQSPLLKAHMRTHTGEKPFVCSICGKGFTESRWLKVHMRTHTGEKPFSCSVCGKGFTQSHHLKLHDRTHTGEKPFSCSICDKGFTENWCLKVHKRTHTGENSHSCSICNRSFCQQSTLEAHMRRHPGEKVLSCSVCGERLSSKYQCKKHKCAGENSSSK; from the coding sequence atgagcagacacactggagaaaaaccttttatccgtTCAATATGTGGTAATGGTTTTACACAAAATTGgagtttgaaagtgcacatgagaatacacagtggtaaaaaacattttgtctgttcaacctgtgtcaaaggttttgtagaaagtcacaatttgaaaatacacatgagaacacacactggtaaaaaacctttttcctgttcaacctgtggtaaaggttttacagaaagtcaaaatttgaaaagacacatgagaacggacactggtgaaaaaccttttacctgctcaacctgtggtaaaggttttacagaaagtcaaaatttgaaaagacacatgagaacacacactggtgaaaaacctttttcttgctcagaatgtggtaaagattTTGTACAAAGTCCCCttttaaaagcacacatgagaacacacactggtgaaaaaccttttgtctgttcaatctgtggtaaaggttttacagaaagtcgatggttaaaagtgcacatgagaacacacactggtgaaaaaccgttttcctgttcagtctgtggtaaaggttttacacaaagtcatcaTTTAAAACTGCACgacagaacacacactggtgaaaaacctttttcctgttcaatctgtgataaaggttttacagaaaactggtgtttgaaagtacacaagagaacacacactggtgaaaattcacattcctgttcaatctgtaacAGAAGCTTTTGTCAACAATCAACCCttgaagcacacatgagaagacacccaggagagaaagtgttgagttgcagtgtgtgtggtgaaagattgtcttctaagtaccagtgtaagaaacacaagtgtgctggtgagaacagcagcagcaaatga